The following are from one region of the Streptomyces changanensis genome:
- a CDS encoding M28 family peptidase, with translation MTHSVSGIPRRTAAIAALALAGLLATAAPAATAAPSAPAAPAAAAAAPDIPLANVKAHLTQLQSIASANGGNRAHGRPGYKASVDHLKAKLDAAGFTTTVQQFTTSGATGYNLIADWPGGDPNKILMAGAHLDSVSSGPGINDNGSGSAAVLETALAVSRAGLKPAKHLRFAWWGAEELGLVGSKYYVTNLPTTERAKVSGYLNFDMIGSPNPGYFVYDDDPVIEKTFKDYFAGIGVATEIETEGDGRSDHASFKNVGIPVGGLFTGASRTKTSAQAQKWGGTAGQAFDRCYHSSCDTTANINDTALDRNSDALAHAVWTLSAGTTEPPAGDTYENTADVAIPDNGTPVTSSVTVSGRAGNAPAALKVTVDVVHTWRGDVVIDLLAPDGTAYRLKNSSGNDSADNVRETYTVDASSEPANGTWRLRLQDVAQYDTGYLNGFSLTF, from the coding sequence ATGACGCACTCCGTGTCCGGCATACCCAGACGCACCGCCGCGATCGCCGCGCTCGCCCTCGCGGGCCTGCTGGCCACCGCCGCGCCCGCCGCCACCGCCGCGCCCTCGGCACCGGCGGCACCGGCCGCCGCGGCCGCCGCGCCCGACATCCCGCTCGCCAACGTCAAGGCGCACCTGACGCAGCTCCAGTCGATCGCCTCCGCCAACGGCGGCAACCGCGCCCACGGCCGCCCCGGCTACAAGGCGTCCGTCGACCACCTGAAGGCCAAGCTGGACGCCGCCGGGTTCACCACCACCGTGCAGCAGTTCACCACCAGCGGCGCCACCGGCTACAACCTGATCGCCGACTGGCCCGGCGGCGACCCGAACAAAATCCTCATGGCCGGCGCCCACCTCGACTCCGTCTCCTCGGGGCCGGGCATCAACGACAACGGCTCCGGCTCGGCCGCCGTCCTGGAGACCGCGCTCGCCGTCTCCCGCGCCGGCCTCAAGCCCGCCAAGCACCTGCGGTTCGCCTGGTGGGGCGCCGAGGAGCTGGGTCTCGTGGGCTCCAAGTACTACGTCACCAACCTGCCGACGACCGAGCGCGCCAAGGTCTCCGGCTATCTGAACTTCGACATGATCGGCTCGCCGAACCCGGGCTACTTCGTCTACGACGACGACCCGGTCATCGAGAAGACGTTCAAGGACTACTTCGCCGGCATCGGCGTCGCCACGGAGATCGAGACCGAGGGCGACGGCCGCTCCGACCACGCGTCGTTCAAGAACGTCGGCATCCCGGTCGGCGGCCTGTTCACCGGTGCCAGCAGGACCAAGACGAGCGCCCAGGCGCAGAAGTGGGGCGGGACGGCCGGGCAGGCCTTCGACCGCTGCTACCACTCGTCCTGCGACACCACCGCCAACATCAACGACACCGCGCTGGACCGCAACAGCGACGCCCTCGCGCACGCGGTGTGGACGCTGTCGGCGGGCACGACCGAGCCGCCGGCGGGCGACACGTACGAGAACACCGCCGACGTGGCCATCCCGGACAACGGCACGCCCGTCACCTCGTCCGTCACCGTCTCGGGCCGCGCCGGCAACGCCCCGGCCGCCCTCAAGGTCACGGTGGACGTCGTGCACACCTGGCGCGGCGACGTGGTCATCGACCTCCTCGCGCCGGACGGCACGGCGTACCGGCTGAAGAACTCCAGCGGCAACGACTCGGCGGACAACGTCCGCGAGACGTACACGGTCGACGCGTCGAGCGAGCCGGCCAACGGCACCTGGCGGCTGCGCCTCCAGGACGTGGCGCAGTACGACACCGGGTACCTCAACGGCTTCTCGCTGACCTTCTGA
- the rarD gene encoding EamA family transporter RarD, which translates to MAARSGGGEQRAGLLYGIGAYGMWGLFPLYWPLLQPAGAVEILAHRMLWSLVAVALALLVVRRWAWVPELLRQPRKLGLIAVAAAVITVNWGLYIWAVNAGHVVESSLGYFINPLVTIAMGVILLKERLRPVQWAAVGTGFAAVVVLAVGYGRPPWISLVLAFTFATYGLVKKKVNLGGLESLGAETAMQFLPALGYLLWLGSQGQAAFGSAGVGHMALLASAGLVTAVPLVCFGAAAIRVPLSTLGLLQYLAPVFQFLAGVLYFREAMPPERWAGFALVWVALALLTWDALRTAHRTRATAARLAAEAASRAVVQAQAAAAQSTRPTL; encoded by the coding sequence GTGGCGGCGAGGAGCGGCGGCGGCGAGCAGAGGGCGGGACTCCTCTACGGCATCGGGGCCTACGGCATGTGGGGGTTGTTCCCCCTGTACTGGCCCCTCCTCCAGCCGGCGGGCGCCGTCGAGATACTCGCCCATCGCATGCTGTGGTCCCTGGTGGCGGTGGCCCTGGCGCTGCTCGTCGTGCGCCGCTGGGCCTGGGTGCCCGAGCTGCTGCGGCAGCCGCGCAAGCTGGGGCTGATCGCCGTCGCGGCCGCCGTGATCACCGTGAACTGGGGCCTCTACATCTGGGCGGTCAACGCCGGCCACGTCGTCGAGTCGTCCCTCGGCTACTTCATCAACCCGCTGGTCACCATCGCCATGGGCGTCATCCTGCTCAAGGAGCGGCTGCGTCCGGTGCAGTGGGCGGCCGTGGGCACCGGGTTCGCGGCGGTGGTGGTGCTGGCGGTCGGGTACGGCAGGCCGCCGTGGATCTCGCTGGTGCTGGCCTTCACCTTCGCGACGTACGGCCTGGTGAAGAAGAAGGTCAACCTGGGCGGCCTGGAGTCGCTGGGCGCGGAGACGGCCATGCAGTTCCTGCCCGCCCTCGGGTACCTGCTGTGGCTGGGTTCCCAGGGGCAGGCCGCCTTCGGTTCGGCGGGCGTCGGGCACATGGCGCTGCTGGCGTCGGCCGGTCTCGTCACCGCCGTGCCGCTCGTCTGCTTCGGGGCGGCCGCGATCCGGGTGCCGCTGTCGACGCTCGGGCTGCTCCAGTACCTCGCGCCGGTGTTCCAGTTCCTGGCCGGCGTCCTGTACTTCCGCGAGGCGATGCCGCCGGAGCGGTGGGCCGGGTTCGCGCTGGTGTGGGTGGCGCTGGCCCTGCTCACGTGGGACGCCCTGCGCACGGCGCACCGCACCCGCGCGACGGCCGCCCGCCTCGCGGCCGAGGCCGCCTCCCGCGCCGTGGTCCAGGCCCAGGCGGCCGCCGCGCAGTCCACGCGCCCCACGCTGTAG
- a CDS encoding 2-oxoacid:ferredoxin oxidoreductase subunit beta, with the protein MPSEALTLVPKAEGKQSMKDFKSDQEVRWCPGCGDYAILAAVQGFMPELGLAKENIVFVSGIGCSSRFPYYMNTYGMHSIHGRAPAIATGLAGSRQDLSVWVVTGDGDALSIGGNHLIHALRRNVNLKILLFNNRIYGLTKGQYSPTSEVGKITKSTPMGSLDAPFNPVSLALGAEASFVARTVDSDRKHLTEVLRAAADHPGTALVEIYQNCNIFNDGAFEALKDKDRAQEAVIRLEHGQPIRFGADGAKGVVRDPATGDLRVVEVTPENASRVLVHDAHAQSPTTAFALSRLADPDTLHHTPIGVFRSVERPVYDTLMADQLDVAVEQRGKGDLATLLAGNDTWTVVG; encoded by the coding sequence ATGCCCAGTGAAGCCCTGACCCTGGTGCCCAAGGCCGAGGGCAAGCAGTCCATGAAGGACTTCAAGTCGGACCAGGAGGTCCGCTGGTGCCCCGGCTGCGGTGACTACGCCATCCTCGCCGCCGTGCAGGGCTTCATGCCCGAGCTGGGGCTGGCGAAGGAGAACATCGTCTTCGTCTCCGGCATCGGCTGCTCGTCCCGCTTCCCGTACTACATGAACACGTACGGCATGCACTCCATCCACGGCCGCGCCCCGGCCATCGCCACGGGTCTGGCCGGCTCGCGGCAGGACCTGTCGGTGTGGGTGGTCACGGGGGACGGCGACGCCCTGTCCATCGGCGGCAACCACCTGATCCACGCGCTGCGCCGGAACGTCAACCTCAAGATCCTGCTGTTCAACAACCGGATCTACGGCCTGACGAAGGGCCAGTACTCGCCGACCTCCGAGGTCGGGAAGATCACGAAGTCGACGCCGATGGGGTCGCTGGACGCGCCCTTCAACCCGGTGTCGCTGGCGCTGGGCGCGGAGGCGTCGTTCGTGGCGCGGACGGTGGACTCGGACCGCAAGCACCTCACGGAGGTGCTGCGGGCGGCGGCGGACCACCCGGGCACGGCGCTGGTGGAGATCTACCAGAACTGCAACATCTTCAACGACGGCGCGTTCGAGGCGCTGAAGGACAAGGACCGGGCGCAGGAGGCGGTGATCCGGCTGGAGCACGGGCAGCCGATCCGCTTCGGCGCGGACGGGGCGAAGGGCGTCGTCCGCGACCCGGCCACCGGTGACCTGCGGGTCGTGGAGGTGACGCCGGAGAACGCGTCGCGGGTGCTGGTCCACGACGCGCACGCGCAGTCGCCCACGACGGCGTTCGCGCTGTCGCGGCTGGCCGACCCGGACACCCTGCACCACACCCCGATCGGCGTCTTCCGCAGCGTGGAGCGGCCGGTGTACGACACGCTCATGGCCGACCAGCTGGACGTGGCCGTCGAGCAGCGGGGCAAGGGCGACCTGGCGACGCTGCTCGCCGGGAACGACACGTGGACGGTGGTCGGCTGA
- a CDS encoding 2-oxoacid:acceptor oxidoreductase subunit alpha — MTSQVSSPAEQTGETAREALRAAGTTDAATTAATDGATEGTTAGERHGATEQRRGSEKEVRRLDRVIIRFAGDSGDGMQLTGDRFTSETASFGNDLSTLPNFPAEIRAPAGTLPGVSSFQLHFADHDILTPGDAPNVLVAMNPAALKANLADVPRGGEIIVNTDEFAKRAMAKVGYETSPLEDGTLDGYRVHPVPLTTLTIEALKEFGLSRKEAERSKNMFALGLLSWMYHRPTEGTEQFLRRKFAGKPDIAEANVTAFRAGWNFGETTEDFAVSYEVAPATSAFPPGTYRNISGNLALSYGLIAAARQADLPLYLGSYPITPASDILHELSRHKNFGVRTFQAEDEIAGIGAALGAAFGGSLAVTTTSGPGVALKSETIGLAVSLELPLLIVDIQRGGPSTGLPTKTEQADLLQAMYGRNGEAPVPVVAPRTPADCFDAALEAARIALTYRTPVFLLSDGYLANGSEPWRIPDVADLPDLGVSFATGPNHTLEDGTEVFWPYKRDPETLARPWAVPGTPGLEHRIGGIEKQDGTGNISYDPANHEFMVRTRQAKVDGIAVPDVAVDDPSGRARTLVLGWGSTYGPITAAVRRLRNAGETIAQAHLRHLNPFPANLGEVLGRYDRVVVPEMNLGQLALLIRARYLVDARSHTQINGMPFKAERLAAALKEAIDAQ, encoded by the coding sequence GTGACCAGCCAGGTCAGTAGCCCGGCCGAGCAGACGGGTGAGACGGCGCGGGAGGCCCTGCGGGCCGCCGGAACGACCGACGCGGCGACCACCGCAGCGACCGACGGAGCCACCGAAGGAACGACCGCCGGGGAGCGGCACGGCGCTACGGAGCAGCGGCGCGGCTCGGAGAAGGAGGTCCGCCGTCTGGACCGGGTGATCATCCGTTTCGCGGGTGACTCGGGCGACGGCATGCAGCTCACGGGTGACCGCTTCACGTCGGAGACGGCGTCCTTCGGCAACGACCTGTCGACGCTGCCGAACTTCCCCGCCGAGATCCGCGCCCCCGCCGGGACGCTGCCGGGCGTCTCCTCGTTCCAGCTGCACTTCGCCGACCACGACATCCTCACCCCCGGCGACGCGCCGAACGTGCTGGTCGCGATGAACCCGGCGGCGCTGAAGGCGAACCTCGCGGACGTGCCGCGCGGCGGCGAGATCATCGTCAACACCGACGAGTTCGCCAAGCGCGCCATGGCCAAGGTCGGCTACGAGACGTCGCCGCTGGAGGACGGCACCCTGGACGGTTACCGCGTCCACCCGGTGCCGCTGACGACGCTCACGATCGAGGCGCTGAAGGAGTTCGGCCTGTCCCGCAAGGAGGCCGAGCGGTCGAAGAACATGTTCGCGCTGGGCCTGCTGTCGTGGATGTACCACCGGCCGACCGAGGGCACCGAGCAGTTCCTGCGCCGCAAGTTCGCGGGGAAGCCGGACATCGCCGAGGCGAACGTGACGGCCTTCCGGGCGGGCTGGAACTTCGGCGAGACGACGGAGGACTTCGCCGTCTCCTACGAGGTGGCCCCGGCCACGTCGGCGTTCCCCCCGGGCACGTACCGCAACATCTCCGGGAACCTCGCCCTGTCGTACGGGCTGATCGCCGCCGCCCGCCAGGCGGACCTGCCGCTGTACCTGGGCTCGTACCCGATCACCCCGGCGTCGGACATCCTGCACGAGCTGAGCCGGCACAAGAACTTCGGCGTGCGGACCTTCCAGGCCGAGGACGAGATCGCGGGCATCGGCGCGGCGCTCGGCGCCGCGTTCGGCGGCTCGCTGGCGGTGACGACGACGTCCGGGCCGGGTGTGGCCCTGAAGTCGGAGACGATCGGCCTGGCCGTGTCGCTGGAGCTGCCCCTGCTCATCGTGGACATCCAGCGGGGCGGCCCGTCGACGGGCCTGCCGACCAAGACGGAGCAGGCGGACCTGCTCCAGGCGATGTACGGCCGCAACGGCGAGGCGCCGGTCCCCGTGGTGGCGCCGCGGACGCCGGCGGACTGCTTCGACGCGGCGCTGGAGGCGGCGCGCATCGCGCTGACGTACCGGACGCCGGTGTTCCTGCTGTCGGACGGCTACCTGGCCAACGGCTCCGAGCCGTGGCGCATCCCGGACGTGGCGGATTTGCCGGACCTGGGCGTCTCCTTCGCGACGGGCCCGAACCACACCCTGGAGGACGGTACGGAGGTCTTCTGGCCGTACAAGCGCGACCCGGAGACGCTGGCCCGGCCGTGGGCGGTCCCGGGCACGCCGGGGCTGGAGCACCGCATCGGCGGCATCGAGAAGCAGGACGGCACGGGCAACATCTCGTACGACCCGGCCAACCACGAGTTCATGGTCCGCACCCGCCAGGCCAAGGTGGACGGCATCGCCGTGCCGGACGTGGCGGTCGACGACCCCTCCGGGCGGGCGCGCACGCTGGTGCTGGGCTGGGGCTCGACGTACGGGCCGATCACGGCCGCCGTGCGGCGGCTGCGGAACGCCGGCGAGACGATCGCCCAGGCCCACCTGCGCCACCTCAACCCCTTCCCGGCCAACCTCGGCGAGGTGCTGGGGCGGTACGACAGGGTCGTCGTGCCGGAGATGAACCTGGGGCAGCTCGCCCTGCTGATCCGCGCCAGGTACCTGGTCGACGCACGCAGCCACACGCAGATCAACGGCATGCCGTTCAAGGCCGAGCGGCTCGCCGCGGCGCTGAAGGAGGCCATCGATGCCCAGTGA
- a CDS encoding response regulator transcription factor translates to MDDRVRVVIAEDSVLLREGLTRLLTDRGHDVVAGVGDADALLRTVDALVADGAPPDVVVADVRMPPTHTDEGVRAAVKLRADHPGIGVLVLSQYVEERYATELLAGSSRGVGYLLKDRVADVRDFVDAVVRVARGGTALDPEVVAQLLGRSRRQDVLAALTPREREVLGLMAEGRTNSAVARQLVVSDGAVEKHVSNIFLKLGLSPSDGDHRRVLAVLTYLNT, encoded by the coding sequence GTGGACGACAGGGTGCGGGTGGTCATCGCCGAGGATTCCGTACTGCTCCGGGAGGGTCTGACCCGGCTGCTGACCGACCGCGGACACGACGTCGTCGCGGGCGTGGGGGACGCGGACGCGCTACTGCGCACGGTGGACGCGCTGGTCGCCGACGGGGCGCCGCCGGACGTGGTCGTCGCGGACGTGCGGATGCCGCCGACCCACACCGACGAGGGCGTCAGGGCGGCCGTGAAGCTGCGCGCGGACCATCCGGGGATCGGCGTGCTGGTGCTGTCCCAGTACGTCGAGGAGCGGTACGCGACGGAGCTGCTGGCCGGCAGCAGCCGGGGCGTGGGGTACCTGCTGAAGGACAGGGTCGCGGACGTCCGCGACTTCGTGGACGCGGTCGTGCGGGTCGCGCGCGGCGGCACCGCGCTCGACCCGGAGGTGGTGGCGCAGCTGCTGGGGCGCAGCCGGCGGCAGGACGTGCTGGCGGCGCTGACGCCGCGGGAGCGGGAGGTCCTCGGTCTGATGGCCGAGGGGCGGACGAACTCGGCGGTCGCGCGTCAGCTGGTGGTGAGCGACGGGGCGGTCGAGAAGCACGTCAGCAACATCTTCCTGAAGCTGGGGCTGTCGCCGAGCGACGGCGACCACCGGCGGGTGCTCGCGGTGCTGACCTACCTGAACACCTGA
- a CDS encoding sensor histidine kinase, with the protein MAMAYRPDTTGRPRPPRVPAWLAAPLSPRTWREFCHLVVGLPLGVLYFALSVTALAVGAGLVVTFVGIPVLAAGLALCRGFGVVERARARALLGTRVAAPEPVRTRTEPGSGPFAWMGATLKSGASWRHLLYAVVHMPWAVFAFSVAVTLWTTAWALFTYPLWQWLLPLYAGVDGVQLYGDGRHSVVLDTAYVVGASCLVGLVLVLVTPWVIRALAGVDRLLVVGLLGPSRLASRVVELESDRGVVVDTAAADLRRIERDLHDGAQARLAALAMDLGLAKERAGEDPEAAARMVDEAHGEVKLALRELRDLARGIHPAILTDRGLDAALSSVASRCTVPVTVTVDLPERPAAAIEGIAYVAVSELLRNVSQHAGARRASVEVWHSGDRLLVQVTDDGRGGAAPTTGTTTGPTAETTTGPTKAPTTDPTSGPTSGPTAKPTTDPTTGSGLARLAERLGAVDGLLVVDSPPGGPTTVTAELPWRS; encoded by the coding sequence ATGGCCATGGCATACCGGCCGGACACCACCGGCCGCCCGCGTCCGCCGCGCGTCCCCGCGTGGCTCGCCGCCCCGCTGTCCCCTCGCACCTGGCGTGAGTTCTGCCACCTGGTGGTGGGTCTGCCGCTCGGCGTCCTGTACTTCGCGCTCTCCGTGACGGCGCTGGCGGTCGGCGCCGGGCTGGTCGTGACGTTCGTCGGCATCCCGGTGCTGGCCGCGGGCCTGGCGCTGTGCCGGGGCTTCGGCGTGGTCGAGCGGGCGCGGGCGCGGGCCCTGCTCGGTACCCGGGTCGCCGCCCCGGAGCCGGTACGGACCCGGACGGAGCCCGGCAGCGGGCCGTTCGCGTGGATGGGGGCGACGCTGAAGAGCGGCGCGTCGTGGCGGCACCTGCTGTACGCGGTGGTGCACATGCCGTGGGCGGTCTTCGCGTTCTCCGTCGCGGTGACCCTGTGGACCACGGCGTGGGCGCTGTTCACGTACCCGCTCTGGCAGTGGCTGCTGCCCCTGTACGCGGGGGTGGACGGCGTGCAGCTGTACGGGGACGGGCGGCACAGCGTCGTCCTGGACACGGCGTACGTCGTGGGGGCGAGCTGCCTCGTCGGCCTGGTCCTCGTCCTGGTGACGCCGTGGGTGATCCGGGCGCTGGCCGGGGTCGACCGGCTGCTCGTGGTCGGGCTGCTCGGCCCCTCGCGGCTGGCCAGCCGTGTCGTGGAGCTGGAGTCGGACCGGGGCGTGGTCGTGGACACCGCCGCGGCGGACCTGCGGCGCATCGAGCGCGACCTGCACGACGGCGCCCAGGCCCGCCTCGCCGCCCTCGCCATGGACCTCGGCCTCGCCAAGGAGAGGGCCGGCGAGGACCCGGAGGCCGCCGCCCGCATGGTCGACGAGGCGCACGGCGAGGTGAAGCTCGCCCTGCGGGAACTGCGCGACCTCGCCCGCGGCATCCACCCCGCCATCCTCACCGACCGGGGCCTCGACGCCGCGCTCTCCTCCGTCGCCTCCCGCTGCACCGTCCCCGTGACCGTGACCGTCGACCTGCCGGAACGGCCCGCCGCGGCCATCGAGGGGATCGCCTACGTCGCCGTCTCCGAGCTGCTGCGGAACGTCTCGCAGCACGCGGGCGCCCGCCGGGCCTCCGTCGAGGTCTGGCACAGCGGCGACCGCCTCCTCGTCCAGGTCACCGACGACGGGCGCGGCGGCGCCGCCCCGACCACCGGAACGACCACCGGCCCGACCGCCGAAACGACCACCGGCCCGACAAAAGCCCCCACCACCGACCCGACATCCGGCCCGACATCCGGCCCGACCGCGAAACCGACCACCGACCCCACCACCGGCAGCGGCCTCGCGCGGCTCGCCGAACGCCTGGGTGCCGTCGACGGGCTCCTCGTCGTCGACTCCCCGCCGGGCGGCCCGACGACGGTCACGGCGGAGCTGCCCTGGCGCAGTTGA
- a CDS encoding sensor histidine kinase, with the protein MTTPSDHAVPARPSRIGFGTAMWKEIVHLLSNLPVSLVAFVYVTVTVAVGAALSVTVVGLPLLACGLAGMRLMGRVERSRARALLGMRMEEPSRLPVPPRGGLAARVWALLRDPVAWRAALFGFIRLPWGVLTFTVTLVALVALWPALPYLVRAMANLDRVMVRGLLGPSDELERRVAELESDRGVVVDTAAADLRRIERDLHDGAQARLVALAMGLGLAKEKAGEDPGAAARMVDEAHGEVKLALQELRDLARGIHPAVLTDRGLDAALSSVASRCTVPVTVTVDLPERPAEATEGIAYFTVSELLQNVSKHAGARSATVDVWRTEEYLLIQVTDDGHGGADPAAGSGLAGLSERLGAVDGLFVVDSPPGGPTTATAELPWRSRAAVRP; encoded by the coding sequence ATGACCACGCCCAGCGACCACGCCGTCCCGGCCCGTCCCTCCCGCATCGGGTTCGGGACGGCCATGTGGAAGGAGATCGTCCACCTCCTCTCCAACCTGCCAGTGTCCCTCGTGGCGTTCGTCTATGTCACGGTCACGGTGGCGGTCGGGGCCGCGCTCAGTGTGACCGTCGTCGGTCTGCCGCTGCTGGCGTGCGGGCTGGCGGGGATGCGGCTGATGGGGCGCGTGGAGCGGTCGCGGGCCCGGGCGCTGCTCGGGATGCGGATGGAGGAGCCGAGCCGGCTGCCGGTCCCGCCGCGCGGCGGCCTCGCGGCCCGGGTGTGGGCGCTGCTGCGCGACCCGGTGGCGTGGCGGGCGGCGCTGTTCGGGTTCATACGGCTGCCCTGGGGCGTGCTGACGTTCACGGTGACGCTGGTCGCGCTGGTCGCGCTGTGGCCCGCGCTGCCGTACCTGGTGCGGGCCATGGCCAACCTCGACCGGGTGATGGTGCGGGGGCTGCTGGGGCCGTCGGACGAGTTGGAGCGGCGGGTCGCCGAGCTGGAGTCGGACCGGGGCGTGGTCGTGGACACCGCCGCGGCGGACCTGCGGCGCATCGAGCGCGACCTGCACGACGGCGCCCAGGCCCGCCTCGTGGCCCTCGCCATGGGGCTGGGGCTGGCGAAGGAGAAGGCCGGCGAGGACCCGGGGGCCGCCGCCCGCATGGTCGACGAGGCGCACGGCGAGGTGAAGCTCGCCCTGCAGGAGCTGCGCGACCTCGCCCGCGGCATCCACCCGGCGGTCCTCACCGACCGGGGCCTCGACGCCGCGCTCTCCTCCGTCGCCTCCCGCTGCACCGTCCCCGTGACCGTCACGGTCGACCTGCCGGAACGGCCGGCCGAGGCCACCGAGGGCATCGCGTACTTCACGGTGTCGGAGCTGCTGCAGAACGTCTCGAAGCACGCCGGGGCCCGGAGCGCCACCGTGGACGTCTGGCGCACCGAGGAGTACCTCCTCATCCAGGTCACCGACGACGGCCACGGCGGCGCCGACCCGGCCGCCGGCAGTGGCCTCGCGGGACTTTCCGAACGCCTCGGAGCCGTCGACGGGCTGTTCGTCGTCGACTCCCCGCCGGGCGGTCCGACGACCGCTACGGCCGAACTGCCCTGGCGGTCCCGGGCGGCCGTCCGCCCCTGA
- a CDS encoding NADH-quinone oxidoreductase subunit A, which yields MPEQTGLAADYFQSYSAVGLLAVVGVLFVAVAFTAGRLLRPVVPTPEKLMTYECGVDPVGEGWAHTQVRYYVYAFLYVIFAVDSIFLFPWATVFAEPGYGATTLVEMFVFLGFLAVGLLYAYKKGVLTWT from the coding sequence GTGCCGGAACAGACCGGACTCGCGGCCGACTACTTCCAGAGCTACTCGGCCGTCGGGCTCCTCGCCGTCGTCGGCGTGCTCTTCGTGGCCGTCGCGTTCACGGCCGGGCGGCTGCTGCGCCCCGTCGTGCCGACGCCGGAGAAGCTGATGACGTACGAGTGCGGCGTCGACCCCGTGGGGGAGGGCTGGGCCCACACCCAGGTCCGCTACTACGTCTACGCCTTCCTCTACGTGATCTTCGCGGTCGACTCGATCTTCCTCTTCCCGTGGGCGACCGTCTTCGCCGAGCCCGGGTACGGCGCCACCACGCTGGTCGAGATGTTCGTCTTCCTCGGCTTCCTGGCCGTGGGACTGCTCTACGCGTACAAGAAGGGCGTCCTGACATGGACGTGA
- a CDS encoding NADH-quinone oxidoreductase subunit B: MDVNPGATPEPVTSAQATAAQPVLLPEPKRLGVLSRLAPEPMKVVLNWGRRYSLWVFNFGLACCAIEFIAASMARHDFIRLGVIPFAPGPRQADLMIVSGTVTDKMAPAVRRLYEQMPEPKYVISFGACSNCGGPYWDSYSVTKGVDQIIPVDVYVPGCPPRPEALLQGILKLQEKIARESLGERYGHGTGRPDTAALRSGLVTPPPPASAGGAR, translated from the coding sequence ATGGACGTGAACCCCGGCGCCACCCCCGAGCCCGTGACCTCCGCGCAGGCGACGGCCGCGCAGCCCGTGCTCCTGCCCGAGCCGAAGCGGCTCGGCGTCCTGTCGCGGCTGGCCCCCGAACCCATGAAGGTGGTCCTCAACTGGGGCCGCCGCTACAGCCTGTGGGTCTTCAACTTCGGCCTCGCCTGCTGCGCCATCGAGTTCATCGCGGCGTCGATGGCCCGCCACGACTTCATCCGGCTCGGCGTGATCCCCTTCGCGCCCGGCCCCCGCCAGGCCGACCTGATGATCGTCTCCGGGACGGTCACCGACAAGATGGCCCCCGCGGTGCGGCGGCTGTACGAGCAGATGCCGGAGCCCAAGTACGTCATCTCGTTCGGTGCCTGCTCCAACTGCGGCGGCCCGTACTGGGACTCGTACTCCGTCACCAAGGGCGTCGACCAGATCATCCCCGTCGACGTGTACGTGCCGGGCTGCCCGCCGCGGCCCGAGGCGCTGCTCCAGGGCATCCTGAAGCTCCAGGAGAAGATCGCCCGGGAGTCGCTCGGCGAGCGGTACGGGCACGGCACCGGGCGGCCCGACACCGCCGCCCTCCGCAGCGGCCTGGTCACCCCGCCGCCGCCCGCGTCCGCAGGCGGTGCCCGGTGA